From a single Nocardioides sp. dk884 genomic region:
- the cutA gene encoding aerobic carbon-monoxide dehydrogenase large subunit, with product MTTKLMGQKVQRTEDQRFLRGQGRYVDDVHADPSTLHAAVLRSPHAHARILDIDMSDVLDVEGVHVVWTYEDLGPLSPEMAEPLPLLIPHPDLTQGRTQYALARDEVNYVGEAVAFVVAEDRYIAEDALDKIKVTWEVLPAVVGIEASRAAEHLVHDDVPGNVGARSEQNTGDVAAALARAPHRLHLELDIERSACTPLEGRGTVARWDADTNRLQVWTSTQTSTGVRAAVAVKLGLDLGQVDVITPDVGGGFGVKVMHPWPEELLVPLAARLLGRTVKFTEDRREHFISSAHERGQVQHIDVGFDDDGRIIGLDVMFWHDHGAYTPYGLIVPIITSTQLLGPYKPEVYRVVFESIYTNTVIVTPYRGAGRPQGCFAMERTMDKIAAYLGKDRTEVRAANFIQPDEFPFDQGLIFQDGRELEYDSGDYPASLVKLKKLIGWEEFPALREKMAAEGRTVGIGLACYVEGTGVGPYEGAHVHIETSGKVKVATGLTTQGQGHATVFAQLVADELGVRFEDVEVVTGDTRRMPYAVGTFASRAAVMSGSAIHLAAKRAKEKALRIAADALEVDEADLEIVDGVVQVKGSPGTRMDLGTVAVLSNPLRYAFDEASKAATQFAVGDPGKPPVAEDDEPGLEGKDFYSPQRATFASGMHAAIVETDPDTAEVTILKYAVVHDCGHLINPMIVEGQIHGGVAQGIGGALYERMAYDPSGQLLNASFMDFLMPYVTEIPDGIDIDHLETPSPLNPLGIKGAGEAGVIPVSAVVAAAIEDAEGFPITAMPISPSDLHTLRQEHTP from the coding sequence GAGCGACGTCCTCGACGTCGAGGGCGTGCACGTCGTCTGGACCTACGAGGACCTCGGCCCGCTCTCCCCGGAGATGGCCGAGCCACTGCCGCTGCTGATCCCGCACCCCGACCTCACCCAGGGCCGCACCCAGTACGCCCTGGCACGCGATGAGGTGAACTACGTCGGCGAGGCCGTCGCGTTCGTCGTCGCCGAGGACCGCTACATCGCCGAGGACGCGCTGGACAAGATCAAGGTGACCTGGGAGGTGCTGCCGGCCGTCGTCGGCATCGAGGCCTCCCGCGCCGCCGAGCACCTGGTCCACGACGACGTACCCGGCAACGTCGGCGCGCGCAGCGAGCAGAACACCGGCGACGTCGCGGCCGCGCTGGCCCGCGCGCCGCACCGCCTCCACCTCGAGCTCGACATCGAGCGCAGCGCCTGCACGCCGCTGGAGGGTCGGGGCACCGTCGCGCGCTGGGACGCCGACACCAACCGCCTGCAGGTGTGGACCTCGACGCAGACCTCGACCGGCGTGCGCGCCGCGGTCGCGGTCAAGCTCGGTCTCGACCTGGGCCAGGTCGACGTGATCACCCCCGACGTCGGCGGCGGCTTCGGCGTCAAGGTGATGCACCCCTGGCCCGAGGAGCTCCTCGTCCCGCTCGCGGCCCGCCTGCTGGGGCGCACCGTGAAGTTCACCGAGGACCGCCGCGAGCACTTCATCTCCTCGGCCCACGAGCGCGGCCAGGTGCAGCACATCGACGTCGGCTTCGACGACGACGGGCGCATCATCGGCCTCGACGTGATGTTCTGGCACGACCACGGCGCCTACACGCCGTACGGCCTGATCGTCCCGATCATCACCTCGACCCAGCTGCTCGGGCCCTACAAGCCCGAGGTGTACCGGGTCGTCTTCGAGTCGATCTACACCAACACCGTGATCGTCACGCCGTACCGCGGCGCCGGCCGCCCGCAGGGCTGCTTCGCGATGGAGCGCACGATGGACAAGATCGCGGCGTACCTGGGCAAGGACCGCACCGAGGTGCGCGCCGCCAACTTCATCCAGCCCGACGAGTTCCCCTTCGACCAGGGCCTGATCTTCCAGGACGGCCGCGAGCTGGAGTACGACTCCGGCGACTACCCCGCCTCGCTGGTCAAGCTCAAGAAGCTGATCGGCTGGGAGGAGTTCCCGGCCCTGCGCGAGAAGATGGCCGCCGAGGGGCGCACCGTCGGCATCGGCCTGGCCTGCTACGTCGAGGGCACCGGCGTCGGTCCCTACGAGGGCGCCCACGTGCACATCGAGACCAGCGGCAAGGTCAAGGTCGCCACCGGCCTGACCACCCAGGGCCAGGGCCACGCCACGGTGTTCGCCCAGCTGGTCGCCGACGAGCTCGGCGTGCGCTTCGAGGACGTCGAGGTGGTCACCGGCGACACCCGCCGGATGCCGTACGCCGTGGGCACCTTCGCCTCCCGCGCCGCGGTGATGAGCGGCTCGGCGATCCACCTCGCGGCCAAGCGCGCCAAGGAGAAGGCGCTGCGGATCGCCGCGGACGCCCTCGAGGTCGACGAGGCCGACCTGGAGATCGTGGACGGCGTCGTTCAGGTCAAGGGCTCGCCCGGCACCCGCATGGACCTCGGCACCGTCGCGGTGCTGTCGAACCCGCTGCGCTACGCCTTCGACGAGGCGTCCAAGGCCGCGACCCAGTTCGCGGTCGGCGACCCCGGCAAGCCGCCGGTGGCCGAGGACGACGAGCCCGGCCTGGAGGGCAAGGACTTCTACAGCCCGCAGCGCGCGACGTTCGCCTCCGGCATGCACGCCGCGATCGTGGAGACCGACCCGGACACCGCCGAGGTCACGATCCTCAAGTACGCCGTGGTCCACGACTGTGGCCACCTGATCAACCCGATGATCGTCGAGGGACAGATCCACGGCGGGGTGGCGCAGGGCATCGGGGGAGCGCTCTACGAGCGGATGGCCTACGACCCCTCCGGGCAGCTGCTCAACGCCTCCTTCATGGACTTCTTGATGCCCTACGTCACCGAGATCCCCGACGGCATCGACATCGACCACCTCGAGACGCCGAGCCCGCTCAACCCGCTCGGCATCAAGGGCGCGGGCGAAGCCGGGGTCATCCCGGTCAGCGCGGTCGTGGCGGCCGCGATCGAGGACGCCGAGGGCTTCCCGATCACCGCCATGCCCATCTCGCCCTCCGACCTCCACACCCTGCGTCAGGAGCACACCCCGTGA
- a CDS encoding hydantoinase/oxoprolinase family protein — protein sequence MPDATTPAQRRIRIGIDTGGTFTDVVALDEDSGDLVTTKTPSTPSNPADGFMAGIEKVLGLLGLPQGQGDAIAAVSHGTTVATNQLLEGKVDRLGFITNTGYEAMLEIARQSVPDGYGNSYFWVKPDRIVPRDLVQGVEGRLDFTGEEVRPFDTEGARRVARWFRDRGINTLGVCFLHAYANPEHEERMRQVLAEEHPDAVVSVSSEVLREYREYERAMTTLVDAAVKPRLSAYVNNIAQRLNSYAGERPVPFYVMKSNGGVLSAAEVVHQPITTVLSGPAAGALGAALIAQVAGYDKVLTSDGGGTSTDVSVVIGGEPTLTTEGSVGAFPSKIPMIDVVTVGAGGGSIAWLSPEGTLKVGPHSAGADPGPLCYGKGGTEVTITDAHVFLGRIPPHLLGGEIPLDVDAARAGIETLAKELGLTPEACATGILEISAWNQANALRQVTVKRGLDVRDFALVTFGGSGSLLLCRLMDVLGIPTVLVPPNPGNVSAFGLLTVDVKNDYVQTHVRLAEALEPATVTGVYDELSGQAAVALEGEGFGPEVRSFVRTADLRYFGQAFEVRVPVPEGDLDAAALQQVADAFHAEHRALYGYDFSTDPSQQVEWVNLRVSGIGPIKRPEIARHPLGDGGPGAERSRRAVCFEAETGHVDTPVLWRPDLAPGTVVQGPAIIEEFGSTVPLHPGFSARVDEHLNIIVTRESN from the coding sequence ATGCCCGACGCGACGACCCCAGCGCAGCGCCGGATCCGGATCGGCATCGACACCGGTGGCACGTTCACCGATGTCGTGGCTCTCGATGAGGACTCCGGCGACCTGGTCACCACCAAGACCCCGTCCACCCCCAGCAACCCCGCCGATGGCTTCATGGCCGGCATCGAGAAGGTCCTCGGCCTGCTCGGGCTGCCCCAGGGCCAGGGCGACGCCATCGCGGCCGTCAGCCACGGCACCACCGTCGCCACGAACCAGCTCCTCGAGGGCAAGGTCGACCGGCTCGGCTTCATCACCAACACCGGCTACGAGGCGATGCTCGAGATCGCCCGCCAGTCCGTGCCCGACGGCTACGGCAACTCCTACTTCTGGGTCAAGCCCGACCGCATCGTGCCCCGCGACCTGGTCCAGGGCGTCGAGGGCCGCCTCGACTTCACCGGCGAGGAGGTGCGCCCCTTCGACACCGAGGGCGCGCGCCGCGTGGCCCGCTGGTTCCGCGACCGGGGCATCAACACCCTCGGCGTGTGCTTCCTGCACGCCTACGCCAACCCCGAGCACGAGGAGCGCATGCGCCAGGTGCTGGCCGAGGAGCACCCCGACGCGGTGGTCTCGGTCAGCAGCGAGGTGCTGCGCGAGTACCGCGAGTACGAGCGGGCGATGACCACCCTGGTCGACGCCGCCGTCAAGCCGCGGCTCTCGGCGTACGTCAACAACATCGCCCAGCGCCTGAACTCCTACGCCGGCGAGCGCCCGGTGCCGTTCTACGTGATGAAGTCCAACGGCGGCGTGCTCTCCGCGGCCGAGGTCGTGCACCAGCCGATCACCACCGTGCTCTCCGGCCCGGCGGCCGGCGCCCTCGGTGCGGCCCTGATCGCCCAGGTCGCCGGCTACGACAAGGTCCTGACCAGCGACGGCGGCGGCACCTCCACCGACGTCTCGGTCGTCATCGGCGGCGAGCCGACGCTGACCACCGAGGGCTCGGTCGGCGCGTTCCCCTCCAAGATCCCGATGATCGACGTGGTCACGGTCGGTGCCGGCGGCGGCTCGATCGCCTGGCTCTCGCCCGAGGGCACCCTCAAGGTCGGCCCGCACTCGGCCGGCGCCGACCCGGGCCCGCTGTGCTACGGCAAGGGCGGCACCGAGGTCACGATCACCGACGCCCACGTCTTCCTGGGCCGGATCCCCCCGCACCTGCTCGGCGGTGAGATCCCGCTCGACGTCGACGCGGCCCGCGCCGGCATCGAGACCCTCGCCAAGGAGCTCGGCCTCACCCCCGAGGCCTGCGCCACGGGCATCCTCGAGATCTCCGCGTGGAACCAGGCCAACGCGCTGCGTCAGGTCACCGTCAAGCGGGGCCTCGACGTGCGCGACTTCGCGCTGGTCACCTTCGGTGGCTCCGGCTCGCTGCTGCTGTGCCGCCTGATGGACGTGCTCGGCATCCCGACCGTCCTGGTCCCGCCGAACCCGGGCAACGTCTCGGCGTTCGGCCTGCTCACCGTGGACGTCAAGAACGACTACGTGCAGACCCACGTCCGCCTCGCCGAGGCGCTCGAGCCGGCCACCGTCACCGGCGTGTACGACGAGCTCAGCGGCCAGGCCGCCGTGGCGCTCGAGGGCGAGGGCTTCGGCCCCGAGGTGCGCTCGTTCGTGCGCACCGCCGACCTGCGCTACTTCGGCCAGGCCTTCGAGGTGCGGGTCCCGGTCCCCGAGGGCGACCTCGACGCCGCCGCGCTCCAGCAGGTCGCCGACGCCTTCCACGCCGAGCACCGTGCGCTCTACGGCTACGACTTCTCCACCGACCCCAGCCAGCAGGTGGAGTGGGTCAACCTGCGCGTCTCGGGCATCGGCCCGATCAAGCGCCCGGAGATCGCCCGCCACCCGCTCGGCGACGGCGGCCCCGGCGCGGAGCGCAGCCGCCGCGCGGTCTGCTTCGAGGCCGAGACCGGCCACGTCGACACCCCGGTGCTGTGGCGCCCCGACCTGGCCCCCGGCACCGTGGTCCAGGGCCCGGCGATCATCGAGGAGTTCGGCTCCACCGTGCCGCTGCACCCGGGCTTCTCGGCCCGCGTCGACGAGCACCTCAACATCATCGTCACGAGGGAGAGCAACTGA
- a CDS encoding amidase, with amino-acid sequence MSAPVPDLSVDSPARDMLAAVRARRISARELLDLHLDRIAERNPEINAIVSLDPDRARAAAAEADQALAAGAEVGPLHGLPFAVKDTHAVGGWRTTYGSPLFADHVPEADELIVERVRRAGVVLIGKTNVPEFAAGSHTFNRVFGVTRNPHDPGRSAGGSSGGAAAALASGMVPLADGSDMGGSLRNPASFCGVVGLRPCTGRVPEWPLYNQWESTSTGGPMARDVRDLALLLGVLAGPDPRAPLALREPGSLFAEPLAGSLAGLRVALSVDLGGAFEVDHEVARVVRESAAVWTAGGAHVEDAHPDLREADDTFRTLRAWHFQAKLGPLLAAHPGELKESLAANIEAGAPLSGADVARAYTQRTTLAERMRLFFERHDVLVLPVSQVPPFPVDQEFPTDINGRPQETYLDWMRSAYFITVTGCPAISLPAGRTADGLPVGIQVVAPHGGERRLLEIAAAFEDRVRERG; translated from the coding sequence GTGAGCGCGCCCGTGCCCGACCTCAGCGTCGACTCGCCCGCCCGCGACATGCTGGCCGCGGTGCGCGCGCGCCGCATCTCCGCGCGCGAGCTGCTCGACCTGCACCTGGACCGGATCGCCGAGCGCAACCCCGAGATCAACGCGATCGTCTCGCTGGACCCCGACCGCGCCCGCGCGGCGGCGGCCGAGGCCGACCAGGCGCTGGCCGCGGGGGCGGAGGTCGGCCCGCTGCACGGGCTGCCGTTCGCGGTCAAGGACACCCATGCGGTCGGCGGCTGGCGCACGACGTACGGCTCGCCGCTCTTCGCCGACCACGTGCCGGAGGCCGACGAGCTGATCGTCGAGCGGGTACGCCGCGCCGGCGTCGTGCTGATCGGCAAGACCAACGTGCCGGAGTTCGCCGCCGGCTCGCACACGTTCAACCGGGTCTTCGGCGTCACCCGCAACCCGCACGACCCCGGCCGCTCGGCCGGCGGGTCGAGCGGGGGAGCGGCGGCGGCGCTGGCCTCCGGGATGGTGCCGCTCGCCGACGGCTCCGACATGGGCGGCTCGCTGCGCAACCCCGCGTCGTTCTGCGGGGTCGTGGGGCTGCGGCCCTGCACCGGCCGGGTGCCGGAGTGGCCGCTGTACAACCAGTGGGAGTCCACCTCGACCGGCGGGCCGATGGCGCGCGACGTGCGCGACCTCGCGCTCCTGCTGGGGGTGCTGGCCGGGCCGGACCCGCGCGCGCCGCTGGCGCTGCGCGAGCCGGGGTCGCTCTTCGCCGAGCCGCTGGCGGGCAGCCTGGCCGGCCTGCGGGTCGCGCTCTCGGTGGACCTGGGCGGCGCCTTCGAGGTCGACCACGAGGTGGCCCGGGTGGTGCGCGAGTCCGCGGCGGTGTGGACCGCCGGCGGTGCGCACGTCGAGGACGCGCACCCCGACCTGCGCGAGGCCGACGACACCTTCCGCACCCTGCGCGCCTGGCACTTCCAGGCCAAGCTCGGCCCGCTGCTGGCCGCGCACCCCGGCGAGCTCAAGGAGTCGCTGGCCGCCAACATCGAGGCCGGAGCGCCGCTCAGCGGGGCCGACGTGGCCCGGGCCTACACCCAGCGCACCACGCTCGCGGAGCGGATGAGGCTGTTCTTCGAGCGCCACGACGTGCTGGTGCTGCCGGTCTCGCAGGTGCCGCCGTTCCCGGTCGACCAGGAGTTCCCGACCGACATCAACGGACGCCCCCAGGAGACCTACCTGGACTGGATGCGCTCGGCGTACTTCATCACCGTCACCGGCTGCCCGGCGATCTCGCTGCCCGCGGGCCGCACCGCCGACGGGCTCCCGGTCGGCATCCAGGTGGTCGCCCCGCACGGCGGCGAGCGCCGCCTGCTCGAGATCGCCGCCGCCTTCGAGGACCGGGTCCGCGAGCGGGGCTGA
- a CDS encoding hydantoinase B/oxoprolinase family protein, whose product MTATPDAPVPNEGGSRRAPTQFPFGPLTADSGASADPVLVEIVQGSLAAVEMEVETAIGRTSRSPMIRDAHDFRAGIHDRKLRKLTGRSYSALVHPIARDFPIEEMREGDVFFHNDVYLSEGGIGHLPDLCVTVPVFAGPEGERRVVAFVQAFGHHDDIGGAVPGSMPSAATSVFEEGLAVPPIRLWDAGVPNRAALSIMTRNSRMPDSLAADLDAECSACLMGARRLGELFDRYGIETVESCFDAIIERTTATYRREILSKIPVGSWVWEDYAEHDGVEEPQLHTQRITLTRTAADDPDGERLIIDFDGTGPQAKGPINHCGDYSDGVFLKKWLAPILRNLADTPERMAELDVNEGIVPLIEMRFPPPGTLLTPVFPAPTNARTFVILRLLGVLAGVVAKAVDGKMPADQETIRYTGVYGEDLDGRPYLMREVLGGGSGGRYYADGEDTIHVVPDSRNLPSEFTEARFPFRVEALTLAVDSGGAGKFRGGLGYEKHIRMLKDAHFMSIADRSILACWGVKGGKAGRPFEVTIDPGGPNEREVDALADAEEIKAGEVVRIRTTGGGGWGDPLERDPELVVRDVVWRKVSEHAALGDYGVVLTGSLEDDTLSYDAAATAAERAARASEQGAEEPFFDRGPGYAHLASGAQFAAVDLV is encoded by the coding sequence GTGACCGCCACGCCTGACGCGCCCGTGCCGAACGAGGGCGGGAGCCGCCGCGCGCCCACCCAGTTCCCCTTCGGCCCGCTCACCGCGGACTCCGGCGCCAGCGCCGACCCGGTACTCGTCGAGATCGTCCAGGGCTCCCTGGCCGCGGTCGAGATGGAGGTCGAGACCGCCATCGGGCGCACCTCGCGCAGCCCGATGATCCGCGACGCCCACGACTTCCGCGCCGGCATCCACGACCGCAAGCTGCGCAAGCTCACCGGACGCTCCTACTCCGCGCTCGTGCACCCGATCGCCCGGGACTTCCCGATCGAGGAGATGCGCGAGGGCGACGTCTTCTTCCACAACGACGTCTACCTCTCCGAGGGCGGCATCGGCCACCTGCCCGACCTCTGCGTCACCGTGCCGGTCTTCGCCGGCCCCGAGGGCGAGCGGCGGGTCGTCGCGTTCGTGCAGGCCTTCGGCCACCACGACGACATCGGCGGCGCGGTCCCCGGCTCGATGCCGTCCGCGGCCACCAGCGTCTTCGAGGAGGGCCTCGCGGTCCCGCCGATCCGGCTGTGGGACGCCGGCGTGCCCAACCGGGCGGCGCTCAGCATCATGACCCGCAACTCGCGGATGCCGGACTCGCTGGCCGCCGACCTGGACGCCGAGTGCTCGGCGTGCCTGATGGGCGCGCGCCGCCTGGGCGAGCTCTTCGACCGCTACGGCATCGAGACCGTGGAGTCCTGCTTCGACGCGATCATCGAGCGCACCACCGCGACGTACCGCCGCGAGATCCTCTCCAAGATCCCGGTCGGCTCGTGGGTCTGGGAGGACTACGCCGAGCACGACGGCGTCGAGGAGCCGCAGCTGCACACCCAGCGGATCACGCTGACGCGCACCGCGGCCGACGACCCCGACGGCGAGCGGCTGATCATCGACTTCGACGGCACCGGTCCGCAGGCGAAGGGCCCGATCAACCACTGCGGCGACTACAGCGACGGCGTCTTCCTCAAGAAGTGGCTGGCGCCGATCCTGCGCAACCTCGCCGACACCCCCGAGCGGATGGCCGAGCTCGACGTCAACGAGGGCATCGTGCCGCTCATCGAGATGCGCTTCCCGCCGCCGGGCACGCTGCTCACGCCGGTCTTCCCGGCGCCGACCAACGCCCGCACGTTCGTGATCCTGCGGCTGCTCGGCGTGCTGGCCGGCGTGGTCGCCAAGGCCGTCGACGGCAAGATGCCGGCCGACCAGGAGACCATCCGCTACACCGGCGTGTACGGCGAGGACCTCGACGGCCGCCCGTACCTCATGCGCGAGGTGCTCGGCGGCGGCTCCGGCGGTCGCTACTACGCCGACGGCGAGGACACCATCCACGTCGTCCCGGACAGCCGCAACCTGCCCAGCGAGTTCACCGAGGCCCGCTTCCCGTTCCGTGTCGAGGCGCTGACCCTCGCCGTGGACTCCGGCGGCGCCGGCAAGTTCCGCGGCGGCCTGGGCTATGAGAAGCACATCCGGATGCTCAAGGACGCCCACTTCATGTCCATCGCGGACCGCTCGATCCTGGCCTGCTGGGGCGTGAAGGGCGGCAAGGCGGGACGGCCCTTCGAGGTCACCATCGACCCGGGCGGCCCGAACGAGCGCGAGGTCGACGCCCTCGCCGACGCCGAGGAGATCAAGGCCGGCGAGGTGGTCCGGATCCGGACCACCGGCGGTGGCGGGTGGGGCGACCCGCTCGAGCGCGACCCCGAGCTCGTGGTGCGCGACGTGGTGTGGCGCAAGGTCTCCGAGCACGCCGCGCTCGGTGACTACGGCGTGGTGCTCACCGGCTCGCTGGAGGACGACACGCTGTCCTACGACGCCGCGGCCACCGCGGCCGAGCGCGCCGCGCGGGCGTCCGAGCAGGGCGCGGAGGAGCCGTTCTTCGACCGCGGGCCGGGCTACGCCCACCTCGCGTCCGGGGCGCAGTTCGCCGCCGTGGACCTCGTCTGA
- a CDS encoding SRPBCC family protein, with protein MKIAGSNVIAAPVEKVWDSLLDPAVLVATIPGCERLEATGENAYDMTVSAGVGAIKGTYTGTCRLSDLEQHQSLTMHLRGAGAPGTVDAAVAVRFAAVDGGTEVAYEADATVGGMVGGVGQRMLTSVSKRMAAEFFGNVEKAITSGLPAAAPAAVPAAAAPAEPGAPAPAAPAAQPGVFTAPAKAAASGSTEEFVKGIGVGAGLVLVGVVAGALLGRRR; from the coding sequence GTGAAGATCGCCGGTTCCAACGTCATCGCCGCACCCGTAGAGAAGGTGTGGGACTCCCTGCTCGACCCGGCGGTGCTGGTCGCCACCATCCCGGGCTGCGAGCGGCTCGAGGCCACCGGTGAGAACGCCTACGACATGACCGTCAGCGCCGGCGTCGGCGCGATCAAGGGCACCTACACCGGCACCTGCCGGCTCTCCGACCTCGAGCAGCACCAGTCGCTCACCATGCACCTGCGCGGCGCCGGGGCGCCCGGCACCGTGGACGCCGCGGTCGCCGTACGCTTCGCCGCCGTCGACGGCGGCACCGAGGTCGCCTACGAGGCCGACGCGACCGTCGGCGGCATGGTCGGCGGCGTCGGCCAGCGGATGCTGACCAGCGTCTCCAAGCGGATGGCGGCGGAGTTCTTCGGCAACGTCGAGAAGGCCATCACCTCCGGCCTGCCCGCCGCGGCCCCGGCAGCCGTCCCGGCCGCTGCGGCTCCCGCCGAGCCGGGCGCCCCCGCGCCGGCGGCGCCCGCGGCCCAGCCCGGCGTCTTCACCGCCCCGGCCAAGGCGGCAGCCTCCGGGTCCACCGAGGAGTTCGTGAAGGGCATCGGCGTCGGTGCCGGCCTGGTGCTCGTCGGCGTGGTCGCCGGGGCACTGCTCGGACGGCGCCGGTGA
- a CDS encoding SDR family oxidoreductase, whose translation MTRVAVLGGHGKTGRSVLAALEGRGAVGVPLGRADWPDLAGALRGCDAVYVVAPNLHPDEPAYVAAAIEAARVARVRRIGYHSVASPYAPALPHHVGKAVAEDLVRRSGLAWTILQPGAYLQNLDLTGPVRLAYRAEAPFGFADLREVGEAVATVLLEPGHEGATYELASRRSSVAELAAEAGVEVEVVSPRQWAATDGAALGEREREWLLAMFDYYDRHGLPVGTLPLAALLGRDAEPARRA comes from the coding sequence ATGACACGCGTCGCGGTCCTCGGGGGACACGGCAAGACCGGACGATCGGTCCTCGCCGCCCTCGAGGGCCGCGGCGCCGTCGGCGTGCCGCTGGGCCGGGCCGACTGGCCCGACCTGGCCGGCGCGCTGCGCGGGTGCGACGCGGTGTATGTCGTCGCGCCCAACCTGCACCCCGACGAGCCGGCGTACGTCGCCGCGGCGATCGAGGCCGCACGCGTGGCGCGGGTGCGCCGGATCGGCTACCACTCGGTGGCCTCGCCGTACGCCCCGGCGCTGCCGCACCACGTGGGCAAGGCCGTGGCCGAGGACCTGGTACGCCGCTCCGGGCTGGCCTGGACGATCCTCCAGCCCGGCGCCTACCTGCAGAACCTCGACCTCACCGGCCCGGTGCGCCTGGCCTACCGCGCCGAGGCACCGTTCGGGTTCGCCGACCTGCGCGAGGTCGGCGAGGCGGTCGCCACCGTGCTGCTCGAGCCGGGCCACGAGGGCGCGACCTACGAGCTCGCCTCCCGGCGCAGCAGCGTCGCGGAGCTGGCCGCCGAGGCCGGCGTCGAGGTGGAGGTGGTGAGCCCTCGGCAGTGGGCCGCCACCGACGGCGCGGCTCTCGGAGAGCGCGAGCGCGAATGGCTGCTCGCGATGTTCGACTACTACGACCGCCACGGCCTCCCGGTCGGCACTCTCCCGCTCGCCGCGCTGCTGGGCCGGGACGCGGAGCCCGCCCGGCGCGCATGA